The following coding sequences are from one Streptomyces sp. NBC_00536 window:
- the rpsA gene encoding 30S ribosomal protein S1, producing MTSSTETTATTPPQVAVNDIGDAEAFLAAIDETIKYFNDGDIVDGVIVKVDRDEVLLDIGYKTEGVIPSRELSIKHDVDPNDVVKVGDEIEALVLQKEDKEGRLILSKKRAQYERAWGTIEKIKEEDGIVTGTVIEVVKGGLILDIGLRGFLPASLVEMRRVRDLQPYVGKELEAKIIELDKNRNNVVLSRRAWLEQTQSEVRQTFLTTLQKGQVRSGVVSSIVNFGAFVDLGGVDGLVHVSELSWKHIDHPSEVVEVGQEVTVEVLDVDMDRERVSLSLKATQEDPWQQFARTHQIGQVVPGKVTKLVPFGAFVRVDEGIEGLVHISELAERHVEIPEQVVQVNDEIFVKVIDIDLERRRISLSLKQANESFGADPASVEFDPTLYGMAASYDDQGNYIYPEGFDPETNDWLEGFDSQRETWERQYAEAQVRFEQHQAQVIKSREADEAAAAEGAAAPAAGGSTGGGTSSLSGGSYSSEGADETSGALASDEALAALREKLAGGQS from the coding sequence ATGACGAGCAGCACCGAGACCACCGCCACCACTCCTCCGCAGGTAGCGGTCAACGACATCGGCGACGCGGAAGCTTTCCTCGCGGCGATCGACGAGACGATCAAGTACTTCAACGACGGCGACATCGTCGACGGCGTCATCGTCAAGGTCGACCGGGACGAGGTTCTCCTCGACATCGGTTACAAGACGGAAGGCGTGATCCCGAGCCGCGAGCTCTCGATCAAGCACGATGTCGACCCGAACGATGTCGTCAAGGTCGGCGACGAGATCGAGGCCCTGGTTCTCCAGAAGGAGGACAAGGAAGGCCGTCTCATCCTGTCCAAGAAGCGCGCTCAGTACGAGCGTGCCTGGGGCACGATCGAGAAGATCAAGGAAGAAGACGGCATCGTCACCGGTACCGTCATCGAGGTCGTCAAGGGTGGTCTCATCCTCGACATCGGCCTCCGCGGCTTCCTGCCGGCCTCTCTCGTCGAGATGCGTCGCGTCCGCGACCTCCAGCCCTACGTGGGCAAGGAGCTCGAGGCGAAGATCATCGAGCTGGACAAGAACCGCAACAACGTGGTCCTGTCCCGCCGCGCCTGGCTCGAGCAGACCCAGTCCGAGGTTCGCCAGACGTTCCTCACCACCCTGCAGAAGGGTCAGGTCCGCTCCGGCGTCGTTTCCTCGATCGTCAACTTCGGTGCCTTCGTGGACCTGGGTGGCGTCGACGGTCTCGTCCACGTCTCCGAGCTGTCCTGGAAGCACATCGACCACCCGTCCGAGGTTGTCGAGGTCGGCCAGGAAGTCACCGTCGAGGTCCTCGACGTCGACATGGACCGCGAGCGCGTCTCCCTGTCGCTGAAGGCGACGCAGGAAGACCCGTGGCAGCAGTTCGCCCGGACGCACCAGATCGGTCAGGTCGTCCCGGGTAAGGTCACCAAGCTGGTTCCGTTCGGTGCGTTCGTCCGTGTGGACGAGGGCATCGAGGGTCTGGTCCACATCTCCGAGCTGGCCGAGCGCCACGTGGAGATCCCGGAGCAGGTCGTCCAGGTCAACGACGAGATCTTCGTCAAGGTCATCGACATCGACCTTGAGCGTCGCCGGATCTCGCTGTCGCTGAAGCAGGCCAACGAGTCCTTCGGTGCCGACCCGGCCTCGGTCGAGTTCGACCCGACGCTGTACGGCATGGCTGCCTCGTACGACGACCAGGGCAACTACATCTACCCCGAGGGCTTCGACCCCGAGACCAACGACTGGCTCGAGGGCTTCGACTCCCAGCGCGAGACGTGGGAGCGCCAGTACGCCGAGGCGCAGGTCCGCTTCGAGCAGCACCAGGCGCAGGTCATCAAGAGCCGCGAGGCCGACGAGGCCGCCGCTGCCGAGGGCGCTGCAGCCCCGGCCGCCGGTGGCAGCACCGGTGGCGGCACGAGCAGCCTGTCCGGTGGTTCGTACTCCTCCGAGGGTGCGGACGAGACCTCCGGCGCCCTGGCGTCGGACGAGGCCCTGGCGGCGCTGCGCGAGAAGCTGGCCGGCGGCCAGAGCTGA
- a CDS encoding class I SAM-dependent methyltransferase: protein MNQEDYDPEEAYEAEAAAGDDDAEATRRAAGEAESSRASRGWWDRNADEYQSDHGAFLGDDRFVWGPEGLDEAEAALLGPAASLKGLDVLEIGAGAAQCSRWLAAQGARPVALDLSHRQLQHALRIGDDVPLVEADAGNLPFRDGSFDLACSAYGAVPFVADPVNVMREVHRVLRPGGRWVFSVTHPIRWAFPDEPGPEGLSVAASYFDRTPYVEQDEQGRAVYVEHHRTLGDRVRDVVAGGFRLLDLVEPEWPAWNSQEWGGWSPLRGNLIPGTAIFVCERG, encoded by the coding sequence ATGAACCAAGAGGACTACGACCCCGAAGAAGCGTACGAAGCGGAAGCGGCCGCCGGCGACGACGACGCCGAGGCCACGCGCCGTGCCGCCGGGGAAGCGGAGAGCAGTCGCGCGAGCCGTGGCTGGTGGGACCGCAACGCCGACGAGTACCAGAGCGACCACGGCGCCTTCCTCGGCGACGACCGCTTCGTCTGGGGTCCCGAGGGCCTGGACGAGGCCGAGGCCGCCCTGCTCGGGCCGGCCGCCTCCCTGAAGGGGCTCGACGTCCTGGAGATCGGCGCGGGCGCCGCCCAGTGCTCGCGCTGGCTGGCCGCGCAGGGCGCCCGGCCGGTCGCCCTCGACCTCTCCCACCGCCAGCTCCAGCACGCCCTGCGGATCGGCGATGACGTCCCCCTCGTCGAGGCCGACGCCGGGAACCTGCCCTTCCGCGACGGTTCCTTCGACCTCGCCTGCTCCGCCTACGGCGCGGTCCCCTTCGTCGCCGACCCGGTGAACGTGATGCGCGAGGTGCACCGCGTGCTGCGGCCCGGCGGCCGCTGGGTCTTCTCCGTCACCCACCCCATCCGGTGGGCCTTCCCCGACGAGCCCGGGCCCGAGGGCCTCTCCGTCGCCGCCTCCTACTTCGACCGGACCCCTTACGTCGAACAGGACGAGCAGGGCCGCGCCGTCTACGTGGAGCACCACCGCACCCTCGGCGACCGGGTCCGGGACGTGGTCGCGGGCGGGTTCCGTCTCCTCGACCTCGTCGAGCCCGAGTGGCCCGCCTGGAACAGCCAGGAGTGGGGCGGCTGGTCCCCGCTGCGCGGCAACCTGATCCCCGGCACCGCGATCTTCGTCTGCGAGCGCGGCTGA
- a CDS encoding ATP-dependent RNA helicase, translating to MAPVTRASAVRTSALESLPVAAAVPELVAALDAHGTAVLCAPPGTGKTTLVPLVLAGLVGGGPARKVIVAEPRRIAARAAARRMAWLLGEPAGASVGFTVRGERVVGPDARVEVVTTGVLLQRLQRDQELAGTDVVILDECHERHLDADTVAAFLLDVRAALRPELRLLAASATTDAAGWARLLGDAPVVEAAGVAHPVEVVWAPPVRPVRPPHGMRVDPALLTHVAAVVRRALAERAGDVLCFLPGVGEISRVAGQLGAVDAEVLQVHGRAPAAVQDAVLAGGTGRRRVILATAVAESSLTVPGVRIVVDAGLAREPRVDHARGLGALATVRASRASARQRAGRAGREAPGAVYRCWPEAEHRQLAAFPSPEIRIADLAQFALQAACWGDPDATGLALLDPPPAGAMAAAREVLAAVDAVSPAGRVSARGHAMARLGLHPRLARALLDGAAEVGARRAAEVVALLSEEPPREYGDDLAAAWRQARRATDAYAPRWRTESHRLTRALPTPRTGPGTPVAEADAPPTPPARPPGAPQTPARLESGASGTSAGVGAAARGSEAGAKTAPPAFEAPPEAIPACPAEESARPHTPASPAFEAPPEAAPGTGHRNAPPSELEAGPRRGGGLGDDAVVGLIVALAFPERVAQRKGEGAYLMASGTGAELGDGSRLRSAPWLAVAVADRPPHSPSARIRLAALVDEDTARAAAAHLLSSGEEVRWAGGDVSARHVERLGAIELTVRPLRAPAPDRVRAALLEGLRAEGLSLLRWSADARTLRARLAFLHRTLGAPWPDVARDDVLLSRADDWLEPELSRARRRADLGRIEAGQALNRLLPWATGQAARLDELAPERITVPSGSRIRVDYGDGDGQPVLAVKLQELFGLARTPLVAGVPVLVHLLSPAGRPAAVTADLASFWRDGYRAVRAELRGRYPRHPWPEDPAAAEPTRHTTNRLRRSP from the coding sequence ATGGCACCCGTCACCCGCGCCTCCGCCGTCCGTACCTCCGCCCTGGAATCCCTCCCCGTCGCCGCGGCCGTGCCCGAGCTGGTCGCGGCGCTCGACGCGCACGGCACGGCGGTGCTGTGCGCGCCGCCCGGCACCGGCAAGACCACGCTGGTCCCGCTGGTCCTGGCCGGTCTGGTGGGCGGCGGCCCCGCGCGGAAGGTGATCGTCGCCGAACCCCGGCGGATCGCGGCCCGGGCGGCGGCGCGGCGGATGGCCTGGCTGCTGGGCGAGCCGGCCGGGGCCTCGGTCGGCTTCACGGTGCGCGGCGAGCGGGTCGTGGGGCCGGACGCCCGGGTCGAGGTGGTGACCACCGGAGTGCTGCTCCAGCGCCTCCAGCGGGACCAGGAGCTGGCCGGCACCGACGTGGTGATCCTGGACGAGTGCCACGAGCGGCACCTGGACGCCGACACCGTCGCCGCCTTCCTCCTCGACGTACGGGCGGCACTGCGCCCGGAGCTGCGGCTGCTCGCCGCCTCCGCGACCACCGACGCCGCCGGGTGGGCGCGGCTGCTGGGGGACGCGCCGGTCGTGGAGGCGGCCGGGGTCGCGCACCCGGTCGAGGTGGTGTGGGCCCCGCCGGTACGTCCGGTGCGCCCGCCGCACGGCATGCGCGTCGACCCGGCGCTGCTGACCCACGTCGCGGCGGTGGTGCGGCGGGCGCTGGCGGAGCGCGCGGGGGACGTGCTGTGCTTCCTGCCCGGCGTCGGGGAGATCTCCCGGGTCGCCGGGCAGCTGGGCGCGGTGGACGCCGAGGTGCTCCAGGTGCACGGGCGGGCCCCGGCGGCGGTGCAGGACGCCGTCCTCGCGGGCGGCACCGGGCGGCGCCGGGTGATCCTGGCGACGGCCGTGGCGGAGTCCAGCCTGACCGTGCCGGGGGTGCGGATCGTGGTGGACGCGGGGCTGGCCCGCGAGCCGCGGGTGGACCACGCGCGGGGCCTGGGCGCGCTGGCGACCGTACGGGCGTCCCGCGCGTCGGCGCGCCAGCGGGCGGGGCGGGCCGGGCGCGAGGCGCCGGGCGCGGTGTACCGCTGCTGGCCCGAAGCGGAGCACAGACAGCTCGCCGCGTTCCCCTCCCCCGAGATCCGGATCGCCGACCTGGCCCAGTTCGCGCTCCAGGCCGCCTGCTGGGGTGACCCGGACGCGACCGGCCTGGCGCTGCTGGACCCGCCCCCGGCCGGTGCGATGGCGGCGGCGCGGGAGGTACTGGCGGCCGTGGACGCCGTGTCCCCGGCCGGGCGGGTGAGCGCGCGGGGCCACGCGATGGCCCGCCTCGGCCTGCACCCGCGCCTGGCCCGCGCGCTGCTGGACGGCGCGGCGGAGGTCGGCGCGCGGCGGGCGGCGGAGGTGGTGGCCCTCCTGAGCGAGGAGCCGCCGCGGGAGTACGGCGACGACCTGGCCGCCGCCTGGCGCCAGGCCCGCCGCGCCACCGACGCCTACGCCCCCCGCTGGCGCACCGAATCCCACCGCCTCACCCGCGCCCTCCCCACCCCGCGCACCGGGCCCGGGACGCCTGTGGCTGAGGCAGACGCTCCACCGACGCCTCCGGCGCGCCCTCCGGGGGCGCCTCAAACGCCGGCGAGGCTGGAATCGGGCGCGTCCGGGACGTCGGCAGGAGTCGGTGCAGCCGCACGGGGATCCGAGGCGGGCGCAAAAACAGCCCCGCCGGCGTTTGAGGCGCCGCCGGAGGCCATACCGGCGTGCCCGGCAGAGGAGTCGGCCCGGCCACACACCCCAGCCTCGCCGGCGTTTGAGGCGCCGCCGGAGGCTGCCCCGGGCACCGGGCACCGGAATGCTCCGCCGTCGGAGCTGGAAGCGGGCCCGCGTCGGGGCGGGGGGCTTGGGGACGATGCTGTCGTTGGGCTGATCGTGGCGCTCGCGTTTCCTGAGCGGGTCGCGCAGCGGAAGGGGGAGGGGGCCTATCTCATGGCCTCCGGGACGGGGGCCGAGCTGGGCGACGGGTCGCGGCTGCGCAGCGCGCCCTGGCTGGCCGTCGCCGTCGCGGACCGCCCCCCGCACTCCCCCTCGGCCAGGATCCGGCTCGCCGCCCTCGTCGACGAGGACACGGCCCGCGCGGCCGCCGCGCACCTGCTGTCCTCCGGCGAGGAGGTCCGCTGGGCGGGCGGTGACGTCAGCGCCCGCCACGTGGAGCGCCTCGGCGCGATCGAGCTGACCGTGCGCCCGCTGCGCGCACCCGCCCCGGACCGGGTCCGGGCCGCCCTGCTGGAGGGGCTCCGCGCCGAGGGCCTCAGCCTGCTGCGCTGGTCCGCCGACGCCCGCACGCTGCGGGCCCGCCTCGCGTTCCTGCACCGCACCCTCGGCGCGCCCTGGCCGGACGTCGCGCGGGACGACGTACTCCTGTCGCGCGCGGACGACTGGCTGGAGCCGGAGCTGTCCCGGGCCCGGCGCCGCGCCGATCTCGGCCGGATCGAGGCGGGCCAGGCCCTGAACCGGCTGCTGCCGTGGGCCACCGGGCAGGCCGCCCGGCTGGACGAGCTGGCTCCCGAACGGATCACGGTCCCCAGCGGTTCCCGGATCCGGGTGGATTACGGCGACGGCGACGGCCAGCCCGTCCTGGCGGTCAAGCTCCAGGAGCTGTTCGGCCTCGCGCGGACCCCGCTGGTCGCGGGGGTGCCCGTACTCGTGCACCTGCTGTCGCCCGCCGGGCGCCCGGCGGCGGTCACGGCCGACCTGGCGTCGTTCTGGCGGGACGGCTACCGCGCCGTGCGCGCCGAGCTGCGCGGCCGCTACCCCCGCCACCCCTGGCCGGAGGACCCGGCGGCCGCCGAGCCCACCCGCCACACCACGAACCGGCTGCGCCGCTCGCCTTAG
- a CDS encoding DUF3068 domain-containing protein, with protein MRRRASLVLLALAVFCTALAPLLRWYAYPRLAKIPPSQYQEMVLEAKNATLLDYNNGMEPKKVDKVTIIQTLKGNVEASKEIEASAGKDVVVWDTLTYIAGPDGKMVSQIPERYIFDAHTQDPVHATGEMVDGDAVKREGIEFKWPFFTEPRDYLYFDAQTRTSSPIHYVGPRTFRGLDVYYFEMTVPWSKVPMPKKMPIPGIDPAKIEEQTGTSLWYSATMKFWVDPVTGAPVNAEQSIQQEMRGGIAAARPDGKLTAFAGDVKIRPDYLDYTVDLVKSNRTKVLALHTYGPEGLLVAGLGLFGLALWLEARGRRLRGSDGGGPGDDPAESAAPVPAAA; from the coding sequence ATGCGACGCAGAGCGAGCCTCGTCCTGCTTGCCCTAGCCGTGTTCTGCACCGCCCTCGCGCCCCTGCTGCGCTGGTACGCGTACCCCCGGCTCGCGAAGATCCCGCCGAGCCAGTACCAGGAGATGGTCCTGGAGGCGAAGAACGCGACCCTCCTCGACTACAACAACGGCATGGAGCCCAAGAAGGTCGACAAGGTCACGATCATCCAGACCCTCAAGGGCAACGTCGAGGCGTCCAAGGAGATCGAGGCGAGCGCGGGCAAGGACGTCGTCGTCTGGGACACCCTCACCTACATCGCCGGGCCGGACGGCAAGATGGTCTCCCAGATCCCCGAGCGCTACATCTTCGACGCGCACACCCAGGACCCGGTGCACGCCACCGGCGAGATGGTCGACGGGGACGCGGTCAAGCGCGAGGGCATCGAGTTCAAGTGGCCGTTCTTCACCGAGCCGCGCGACTACCTGTACTTCGACGCGCAGACGCGCACCTCCTCGCCGATCCACTACGTCGGCCCGCGGACGTTCCGCGGCCTGGACGTCTACTACTTCGAGATGACCGTCCCCTGGTCCAAGGTCCCCATGCCGAAGAAGATGCCGATCCCCGGCATCGACCCGGCGAAGATCGAGGAGCAGACCGGCACCTCCCTCTGGTACTCGGCCACCATGAAGTTCTGGGTCGACCCGGTCACCGGAGCGCCCGTCAACGCCGAGCAGAGCATCCAGCAGGAGATGCGCGGCGGGATCGCGGCCGCGCGGCCCGACGGCAAGCTGACCGCCTTCGCCGGGGACGTCAAGATCCGGCCGGACTACCTCGACTACACCGTCGACCTGGTCAAGTCGAACCGCACCAAGGTGCTCGCCCTGCACACCTACGGGCCCGAGGGGCTGCTGGTCGCCGGCCTCGGCCTCTTCGGGCTCGCCCTGTGGCTGGAGGCGCGCGGCCGCCGCCTGCGCGGATCCGACGGCGGCGGACCGGGCGACGACCCGGCCGAGTCGGCGGCGCCGGTGCCCGCGGCGGCCTGA
- a CDS encoding SPW_0924 family protein encodes MRALVAAAIGLAAALALVLTVTAIGVPEGRTSPRPLLTTIPSAPGK; translated from the coding sequence ATGCGCGCACTCGTCGCCGCCGCCATCGGGCTGGCCGCCGCGCTGGCCCTCGTCCTCACCGTCACGGCGATCGGAGTGCCGGAAGGCAGGACCTCGCCCAGGCCCCTGCTGACCACGATCCCCTCCGCCCCCGGAAAGTAA
- a CDS encoding lytic transglycosylase domain-containing protein, producing the protein MSARSTVRSSVRSSSRSTARSSHGWLRGGLAIVVSALVAGAVTGSQAPGALVLADAGSGTRSEQPTTAPGGATASGNSAYITELPPLTSPEPPAVLQAADTPGPAPAPAATPTPTGEAAATGPAEGAQGIPASVLAAYRGAEQKIAASDPRCGLRWQLLAAIGKVESGQARGGRVDAAGTTLRPILGPVLDGNGFANIPDTDGGAYDGDAAHDRAVGPMQFIPSTWAAWGQDANGDGRRDPNNVHDAALAAGRYLCAGTRDLRVGADLDRAVLSYNYSTEYLATVRSWYAYYLKGAHEVPDGSGAGAGAGTGTGAGTDPGAGTVVTAPTVKPTPKPTPVPTPKPTPTPTPSPTPTPSPTPSPKPSPSPTPTPTPMPTPSPTTTPTPEPSASPTPTPTPEPSASTSPAPKPSASPSVSVSPSPSPSPKASAKASPSASPAAPESP; encoded by the coding sequence ATGTCGGCTCGGTCAACAGTCCGGTCATCGGTCAGGTCATCGAGCCGGTCAACGGCTCGCTCCAGCCACGGGTGGCTGCGGGGCGGTCTCGCGATCGTCGTCTCCGCCCTGGTCGCGGGCGCCGTGACCGGTTCGCAGGCGCCGGGCGCGCTGGTCCTCGCCGATGCCGGGAGCGGCACGCGCAGCGAGCAGCCGACGACGGCGCCGGGCGGAGCCACCGCCTCCGGCAACTCCGCCTACATCACCGAACTCCCGCCCCTCACCAGCCCCGAGCCGCCCGCCGTGCTGCAGGCCGCCGACACCCCCGGGCCGGCACCGGCCCCGGCGGCCACGCCCACGCCCACGGGTGAGGCGGCGGCCACGGGTCCGGCGGAGGGCGCGCAGGGGATACCGGCGTCCGTGCTGGCGGCGTACCGGGGTGCGGAGCAGAAGATCGCGGCGAGCGACCCGAGGTGCGGGCTGCGCTGGCAACTGCTCGCGGCGATAGGCAAGGTCGAGTCCGGGCAGGCCCGCGGCGGCCGGGTGGACGCCGCGGGCACGACGCTGCGGCCGATCCTGGGGCCCGTACTCGACGGCAACGGTTTCGCGAACATCCCGGACACGGACGGCGGGGCGTACGACGGGGACGCGGCCCACGACCGGGCGGTGGGGCCGATGCAGTTCATCCCGTCCACCTGGGCGGCCTGGGGCCAGGACGCGAACGGCGACGGGCGGCGCGACCCGAACAACGTGCACGACGCGGCCCTCGCCGCCGGGCGCTACCTGTGCGCGGGCACGCGGGACCTGCGGGTGGGCGCGGACCTGGACCGGGCGGTCCTCTCCTACAACTACTCGACGGAGTACCTGGCGACGGTGCGGTCCTGGTACGCCTACTACCTGAAGGGCGCGCACGAGGTGCCGGACGGATCCGGCGCCGGTGCGGGCGCGGGTACGGGTACGGGCGCCGGTACGGACCCGGGCGCGGGCACGGTGGTGACGGCGCCGACCGTGAAGCCGACGCCCAAGCCGACACCGGTCCCGACGCCGAAGCCGACTCCCACCCCGACCCCGAGCCCGACTCCCACGCCGAGTCCGACCCCGAGCCCGAAGCCGAGTCCGAGTCCGACGCCGACACCCACGCCCATGCCCACGCCGAGCCCCACGACCACCCCCACCCCGGAGCCGTCGGCGAGCCCGACGCCCACCCCCACGCCGGAGCCGTCGGCCAGCACGTCCCCCGCTCCGAAGCCGAGCGCGAGCCCGAGCGTGAGCGTGAGCCCGTCCCCGTCCCCGTCGCCCAAGGCGTCCGCGAAGGCCTCCCCGAGCGCCTCGCCCGCGGCCCCGGAAAGCCCGTAG
- a CDS encoding DUF4184 family protein — protein MPFTLSHAAAVLPVIRRTGRARGPLIASALVLGSFAPDTFYFADAVVQGVMGYGDFAHSVPGVLTLDAVLTAALAGCWLLLREPLVALLPRRARGRVHALVRGEHWRGIRPPVLALRFYLSAVLGSLTHIVWDSFTHMDRWACGCCPTWAARSPWGCRSTPGCSTEVRHWPRSRSAGSR, from the coding sequence ATGCCGTTCACACTCAGCCATGCGGCCGCCGTCCTTCCGGTGATCCGCCGGACCGGCCGCGCGCGGGGGCCGCTGATCGCCTCCGCCCTGGTACTGGGCTCGTTCGCGCCCGACACCTTCTACTTCGCGGACGCCGTCGTCCAAGGGGTGATGGGCTACGGCGACTTCGCGCACTCCGTGCCGGGCGTGCTCACCCTCGACGCTGTCCTGACCGCGGCCCTCGCCGGATGCTGGCTGCTGCTGCGCGAGCCGCTCGTCGCGCTGCTCCCGCGGCGGGCCCGCGGCCGGGTGCACGCCCTGGTCCGCGGTGAGCACTGGCGCGGGATCCGGCCGCCGGTGCTGGCGCTCCGCTTCTACCTCTCCGCGGTGCTCGGCTCGCTCACGCACATCGTGTGGGACAGCTTCACGCACATGGACCGGTGGGCATGCGGATGCTGCCCGACCTGGGCCGCCCGCTCGCCCTGGGGCTGCCGCTCTACACCTGGCTGCAGTACGGAAGTTCGGCACTGGCCGCGGTCGCGCTCGGCTGGTTCACGGTGA